The following nucleotide sequence is from Patescibacteria group bacterium.
GACAGGTGCGTGGAAATTTACAGGCTTTGGAAGATTTGGAAATCTCGCCGACTGGTAAAGTTTTTGGCGATTTAGTGACCAAAAATTTAATTGTGAAAAAAGGCGCTTCTTTTACCGGCAAAAGTACGATGGGCGAAAACGGCAAAAAAGAATTAAAACCAATTTATGAATTAGAAGAACTCAAAGCTAAGGACCATATAAAGAATTCATAAATTAAAATGTACTATTTTGTTTTAGAGCAAGCGAAAAATCGTTGGCAAGCCGGTTTTCAAAATCGCATCGCAGCCTTTTTGGATGATTTGCAGATTGTGGGTGAAATTGCGAAGGCAAATCCAATTCAAAAAGTCGAAGAACTCTGCCAGCTCGGTTTGAAAAAAGGGTATCATACGATTGTGATTATTGGCACCGACACCACTATCAGCACTTTGGCCGCTCTGATTGCTAAACAAGGTGCCACTTTGGGAATTGTGCCGATTGATCCGGAAAGCAGTTTTTACAATTTAATTGGCTGCACAAATTGGGAACAAGCCTGCCTCGCATTGCCAAAAAGAAGGGTTGCCACTTTTGACATGGGACAAGCTGGGGCAGAACGATTTTTTTTAACCTATGTTAAAATTGCCCCTGATAAGGCTAAAAAACCATCGCAAGTTTTGTTGGAGATTGCGGACTTTAAAGCTGAGGTACCGGCTTTAAGTATGACCGTGGCAAATGGTCCTTTGGGAGATGCTGATTCTGAATTAATGCGCCAAGGTTTTTCGGATAGTCTCTTGGATATCTATGTCACCACTCAAGTTGGCCAAACCAATAGTTCAATTATCTCCTCAATCTTCAAAACAGAACAAAAAACCACCTTTTCAAGCTTATTTCACGCCGATAGATTTAGAGTTTCGGGCCTGGAACAAATTTTAAATGTTTTGGGACCTGACGATAGAATTTTGACGAAAACTCCAATCGAATTTTCAATCGTTCCGAGCGCGATTAAAGTAATTATTAAAAAATCATCTGGGGTA
It contains:
- a CDS encoding polymer-forming cytoskeletal protein, translating into MAMFDQNKPVTKKVSETVVGVDVNLTGNLKSDGDIQINGKVKGEVDTKSDLFIGDQAVIEGSIKGKNVVVTGQVRGNLQALEDLEISPTGKVFGDLVTKNLIVKKGASFTGKSTMGENGKKELKPIYELEELKAKDHIKNS